From the Burkholderia glumae LMG 2196 = ATCC 33617 genome, one window contains:
- a CDS encoding DMT family transporter codes for MSDSRETRGMLLGLLGVMTFSLTLPMTRVVVTEFHPLLNGLGRALAAAVPAALLLWWRRERWPTRAQLKSLAVVSAGVIVAYPVFSAWSMKTVPAAHGAVVNGLQPLLVALYAAWLSRERPSRGFWASALAGSALVIVYALRDGGGAARAGDLLMLVAVGIGALGYAEGARLARQIGGWQVICWALVVSAPFLVLPVGWLGWQHHLTHPGPVRPAVWLAFGYVTLFSQLLGFFAWYAGLAMGGTARVGQVQLLQIFFTIAFSALLFGESVAPSTWLFAAAVIATVVLGRRAGVRTLPQPARAG; via the coding sequence ATGTCCGATTCGCGCGAAACCCGCGGCATGCTGCTCGGCCTGCTCGGCGTGATGACCTTCAGCCTCACGCTGCCGATGACGCGCGTCGTCGTCACCGAATTCCATCCGCTGCTCAACGGGCTCGGGCGCGCACTGGCGGCCGCGGTGCCGGCCGCGCTGCTGCTCTGGTGGCGCCGCGAGCGCTGGCCGACGCGCGCCCAGCTGAAGAGCCTGGCGGTGGTCTCGGCCGGCGTGATCGTCGCCTATCCGGTGTTCTCGGCCTGGTCGATGAAGACGGTGCCGGCCGCGCATGGCGCGGTCGTCAACGGGCTGCAGCCGCTGCTGGTGGCGCTCTACGCCGCCTGGCTGTCGCGCGAGCGGCCGTCGCGCGGCTTCTGGGCAAGCGCGCTCGCCGGCAGCGCGCTGGTGATCGTCTACGCACTGCGCGACGGCGGCGGCGCCGCGCGCGCGGGCGACCTGCTGATGCTGGTGGCGGTGGGCATCGGCGCGCTCGGCTATGCCGAAGGCGCGCGCCTGGCCCGGCAGATCGGCGGCTGGCAGGTGATCTGCTGGGCGCTGGTGGTATCGGCGCCGTTCCTGGTGCTGCCGGTGGGCTGGCTCGGCTGGCAGCATCACCTGACCCACCCCGGCCCGGTGCGCCCGGCCGTCTGGCTCGCGTTCGGCTACGTCACGCTGTTCTCGCAACTGCTCGGCTTCTTCGCCTGGTACGCGGGCCTCGCGATGGGCGGCACCGCGCGCGTGGGCCAGGTGCAGCTGCTGCAGATCTTCTTCACGATCGCGTTCTCCGCGCTGCTGTTCGGGGAATCGGTCGCGCCGTCGACCTGGCTGTTCGCGGCCGCCGTGATCGCCACCGTCGTGCTGGGACGCCGCGCCGGCGTGCGCACCCTGCCGCAGCCCGCTCGCGCGGGCTGA
- a CDS encoding PLP-dependent aminotransferase family protein — protein MNPSDLPQPNWLLSERARKLTSSAIREILKVTERPEVISFAGGLPAPATFPAERMREAAERVLRDAPGAALQYSATEGFLPLREWIAERYRVRLTQVLITTGSQQALDLLGKVLIDPGSRVLVETPTYLGALQSFSLYEPAYVQVPSDAAGLVPEALVPALTREARLLYAQPNFQNPTGRRMPVARREALAAFARESAFPVIEDDPYGALNYRGEPLPTLLSMAPEHIVHLGTFSKVLAPGLRIGYVIAPEALHAKLVQAKQATDLHTPSLTQRIAHEVLRDDFLDTHIPAIRTLYAAQCEAMLGSLARHMPEGVSWNRPEGGMFIWVQLPNGIDSMALLEAAIAQHVAFVPGAPFFADEAQASTLRLSFVTVPPEQIEQGVARLGQLLRERV, from the coding sequence ATGAACCCGAGCGACCTGCCCCAACCGAACTGGCTCCTGTCCGAGCGCGCCCGCAAGCTGACCAGCTCCGCGATCCGCGAGATCCTGAAGGTCACCGAGCGCCCGGAAGTCATTTCGTTCGCGGGCGGCCTGCCGGCGCCGGCCACCTTCCCGGCCGAACGCATGCGCGAGGCGGCCGAGCGCGTGCTGCGCGACGCGCCGGGCGCGGCGCTCCAATACAGCGCGACGGAGGGCTTCCTGCCGCTGCGCGAGTGGATCGCCGAGCGCTACCGCGTGCGCCTCACGCAGGTGCTCATCACCACCGGCTCGCAGCAGGCGCTCGACCTGCTCGGCAAGGTGCTGATCGATCCGGGCAGCCGCGTGCTGGTGGAGACGCCCACCTACCTCGGCGCGCTGCAGTCGTTCTCGCTCTACGAGCCGGCCTACGTGCAGGTGCCGAGCGACGCGGCGGGGCTCGTACCCGAGGCGCTCGTGCCGGCGCTCACGCGCGAAGCGCGCCTGCTCTACGCGCAGCCGAATTTCCAGAACCCGACCGGGCGCCGCATGCCGGTGGCGCGCCGCGAGGCGCTCGCCGCGTTCGCGCGCGAGAGCGCGTTCCCGGTGATCGAGGACGACCCCTACGGCGCGCTCAACTACCGGGGCGAGCCGCTGCCGACCCTGCTGTCGATGGCGCCCGAGCACATCGTGCATCTCGGCACGTTCTCGAAGGTGCTGGCGCCGGGCCTGCGGATCGGCTACGTGATCGCCCCCGAGGCGCTGCACGCCAAGCTCGTGCAGGCCAAGCAGGCCACCGACCTGCACACGCCGTCGCTCACGCAGCGCATCGCCCACGAGGTACTCCGCGACGACTTCCTCGACACGCACATCCCGGCCATCCGCACGCTCTATGCCGCACAATGCGAGGCGATGCTCGGCTCGCTCGCGCGCCACATGCCCGAAGGCGTGAGCTGGAACCGCCCCGAGGGCGGCATGTTCATCTGGGTGCAGCTGCCCAACGGGATCGACAGCATGGCGCTGCTCGAGGCCGCGATCGCGCAGCACGTGGCGTTCGTGCCCGGCGCGCCGTTCTTCGCCGACGAGGCGCAGGCCAGCACGCTGCGCCTGTCGTTCGTGACGGTGCCGCCCGAGCAGATCGAGCAGGGCGTCGCGCGCCTCGGCCAGCTGCTGCGCGAGCGCGTCTGA
- a CDS encoding RidA family protein, producing the protein MANVYDKLKALGIELPSAGAPAAAYVMSAQSGNTVYLSGHIAKRDGKVWVGKLGADLSTDDGKLAARNVAIDLLATLHTHTGDLNKVKRIVKLMSLVNSTLEFTEQHLVTNGASELIAEVFGEAGKHARSAFGVAQIPLGACVEIELIAEVE; encoded by the coding sequence ATGGCAAACGTCTACGACAAACTGAAGGCACTCGGCATCGAACTCCCGAGCGCGGGCGCACCGGCGGCGGCCTACGTGATGAGCGCGCAGAGCGGCAATACCGTCTACCTGTCCGGCCACATCGCGAAGCGGGACGGCAAGGTGTGGGTCGGCAAGCTCGGCGCCGATCTGTCCACCGACGACGGCAAGCTCGCGGCGCGCAACGTCGCGATCGACCTGCTCGCCACGCTGCACACGCATACCGGCGACCTGAACAAGGTCAAGCGCATCGTCAAGCTGATGAGCCTCGTCAATTCGACGCTCGAGTTCACCGAGCAGCACCTCGTCACCAACGGCGCCTCCGAGCTGATCGCCGAGGTGTTCGGCGAGGCCGGCAAGCACGCGCGCTCGGCGTTCGGCGTCGCGCAGATCCCGCTTGGCGCCTGCGTCGAGATCGAGCTGATCGCGGAAGTCGAATGA
- a CDS encoding PhzF family phenazine biosynthesis protein, which produces MTARRVRFKQVDVFTAVPMRGNPLAVIFDADGLADADMQAIAHWTNLSETVFVCEPTDAGADYRVRIFTPGGELPFAGHPTLGTAHAVREAGLAPRTPGRLVQQCGAGLVELREAEHGRRAFAAPAARVTPLPEAAWPALAAALRSPAVRFEEAPPCGVDNGAPWLVVRLATAADCLALAPDAKALGALVASVGAQGLAAYAPHPAGGPASFEVRCLMTGERFGLGEDPVTGSANAAIAGLLARGGRPPGHGYTVRQGTAIGRDGRVSVEYDDTGKIWIGGDAVTVVDGTFLLP; this is translated from the coding sequence ATGACGGCCCGGCGCGTTCGCTTCAAGCAGGTCGACGTCTTCACGGCGGTGCCGATGCGCGGCAATCCGCTCGCGGTGATCTTCGACGCGGACGGCCTGGCCGATGCCGACATGCAGGCGATCGCGCACTGGACGAACCTGTCGGAGACGGTGTTCGTCTGCGAGCCGACCGATGCCGGCGCCGACTACCGGGTGCGGATCTTCACGCCGGGCGGCGAGCTGCCGTTCGCGGGCCATCCGACGCTCGGCACCGCCCACGCGGTGCGCGAGGCGGGGCTCGCGCCGCGCACGCCCGGGCGCCTGGTCCAGCAATGCGGCGCCGGACTCGTCGAGCTGCGCGAGGCGGAGCACGGCCGGCGCGCCTTCGCGGCGCCGGCCGCGCGCGTCACGCCGCTGCCCGAGGCCGCGTGGCCGGCCCTGGCCGCCGCGCTGCGCAGCCCGGCGGTGCGCTTCGAGGAAGCCCCGCCGTGCGGCGTCGACAACGGCGCGCCATGGCTGGTGGTGCGCCTGGCCACGGCCGCCGACTGCCTCGCGCTCGCGCCCGACGCCAAGGCGCTCGGCGCGCTCGTCGCATCGGTCGGCGCGCAAGGCCTGGCCGCCTATGCGCCGCATCCGGCGGGCGGCCCTGCCAGCTTCGAGGTGCGTTGCCTGATGACGGGCGAGCGGTTCGGCCTCGGCGAGGATCCCGTCACCGGCAGCGCCAACGCCGCCATCGCCGGCCTGCTCGCGCGCGGCGGCCGGCCGCCCGGGCACGGCTACACGGTGCGCCAGGGCACCGCGATCGGCCGCGACGGCCGCGTGTCGGTCGAATACGACGATACCGGGAAAATCTGGATTGGCGGCGATGCCGTCACTGTGGTGGACGGCACGTTCCTGCTGCCCTGA
- a CDS encoding bifunctional diguanylate cyclase/phosphodiesterase, translated as MNSPRHLTAHARLSRGRKTRRRALFAIPLLGVIALALLWAVIVMRLAVEKDSAYREAAASAAILSTALEQHTVKAIHQVDQITRFVKYEFEKSPDHFNLASTVEKGVVPSDTLIQVSILDAKGRLVANTSEQHPKPLDFSDREHFQVHASHNDDELYISRPVLGRVSRQWTLQMTRRLNTPDGKFAGVVVVSEDPSYFTSDFYNNAAIGKDGVIAVISDTGAVLARRTGSSASAAGAFSASGVYPIAERVSGTYADPIDGTQRIVSYRHLDGYPLGVLVGLSQAEEMSDYHHTRNIYLLMTSFITLAMLAFFGVATGLIGKLLGREREMTHLAEYDLLTGLANRYTTLRALRNEVAQPSSLKRLAILFIDLDNFKTVNDTLGHNAGDIVLQMTAARLSDAVADQGTLARIGGDEFVVVVKGDGAEARAVRLAESVIRMFGKPFDVRGSTFVLHASIGIALHSVANESEIDLLKKADLAMYSAKDAGKNCYQFYAPHLSHRADHLMRWEQQLRVALAEGKLFLAYQPKIDLARRCITGFEALVRWDHPEHGVIAASEFISIAESTGLIVPIGDYVVRTACQQLARWQEEGHDTLTLAVNVSPVQFWRGDLIETISNALGETRIDASRLEIEITETAMMEYPDLVSDKIVALKKLGIRIALDDFGTGYSSLSYLHRFAVDTLKVDRSFVQAIPADRSVCVMVSSIVHLARALGLTVVVEGTETDEQVDWLSALGPIQAQGFLFSRPVPADAIPALLARFGVCGAPEPRAMAETPPRALGGRTDAPGEGGND; from the coding sequence ATGAATTCTCCCCGTCACCTCACCGCGCACGCGCGCCTGTCCCGTGGGCGGAAGACCCGCCGCCGCGCGCTGTTCGCGATCCCCCTGCTCGGGGTGATCGCGCTCGCGCTGCTGTGGGCGGTGATCGTCATGCGGCTGGCGGTCGAGAAGGACAGCGCCTATCGCGAGGCGGCCGCCTCCGCCGCGATTCTTTCCACCGCGCTCGAGCAGCATACCGTCAAGGCGATCCACCAGGTCGACCAGATCACGCGCTTCGTCAAATACGAGTTCGAGAAGTCGCCCGATCACTTCAACCTCGCGAGCACGGTCGAAAAGGGCGTGGTGCCGAGCGACACGCTGATCCAGGTCTCGATCCTGGACGCCAAGGGACGTCTGGTCGCCAATACCAGCGAGCAGCACCCGAAGCCGCTCGATTTCTCGGACCGCGAGCATTTCCAGGTCCACGCGAGCCACAACGACGACGAGCTCTACATCAGCCGCCCGGTGCTCGGCCGCGTGTCGCGCCAGTGGACCCTGCAGATGACGCGCCGGCTCAACACGCCCGACGGCAAGTTCGCCGGCGTGGTGGTGGTGTCCGAGGATCCGAGCTACTTCACCAGCGATTTCTACAACAATGCGGCGATCGGCAAGGACGGCGTGATCGCGGTGATCTCCGACACCGGCGCGGTGCTGGCGCGCCGCACCGGCTCGTCGGCCAGCGCGGCGGGCGCGTTCTCGGCCAGCGGCGTCTACCCGATCGCCGAGCGCGTGTCGGGCACCTACGCGGATCCGATCGACGGCACCCAGCGCATCGTCTCATACCGGCACCTGGACGGCTATCCGCTCGGCGTGCTGGTCGGACTCTCGCAGGCCGAGGAAATGTCCGACTACCACCATACGCGCAACATCTACCTGCTGATGACGAGCTTCATCACGCTCGCGATGCTGGCGTTCTTCGGCGTGGCCACCGGGCTGATCGGCAAGCTGCTCGGGCGTGAACGCGAGATGACGCACCTTGCCGAATACGACCTGCTGACCGGCCTGGCGAACCGCTACACGACGCTGCGCGCGCTGCGCAACGAGGTGGCGCAGCCCTCCAGCCTCAAGCGGCTCGCGATCCTGTTCATCGATCTCGACAACTTCAAGACCGTCAACGACACGCTCGGCCACAACGCCGGCGACATCGTGCTGCAGATGACGGCGGCCCGCCTGTCCGACGCCGTGGCCGACCAGGGCACGCTCGCGCGGATCGGCGGCGACGAATTCGTGGTGGTGGTCAAGGGCGACGGCGCCGAGGCCCGCGCGGTGCGGCTCGCCGAATCGGTGATCCGCATGTTCGGCAAGCCGTTCGACGTGCGCGGCAGCACCTTCGTGCTGCACGCGAGCATCGGCATCGCGCTGCATTCGGTGGCCAACGAAAGCGAGATCGACCTGCTCAAGAAAGCCGACCTGGCGATGTACAGCGCCAAGGACGCCGGCAAGAACTGCTACCAGTTCTACGCGCCGCACCTCTCGCATCGCGCCGACCACCTGATGCGCTGGGAACAGCAACTGCGCGTGGCGCTGGCCGAGGGGAAGCTGTTCCTCGCCTACCAGCCGAAGATCGACCTGGCGCGGCGCTGCATCACCGGCTTCGAGGCACTGGTGCGCTGGGACCATCCCGAGCACGGCGTGATCGCCGCCAGCGAGTTCATCTCGATCGCCGAATCGACCGGGTTGATCGTGCCGATCGGCGACTACGTGGTGCGCACCGCCTGCCAGCAGCTCGCGCGCTGGCAGGAGGAAGGCCACGACACGCTGACGCTGGCCGTCAACGTCTCGCCCGTGCAGTTCTGGCGCGGCGACCTGATCGAGACGATCTCGAACGCGCTCGGCGAGACCCGCATCGATGCGAGCCGGCTCGAGATCGAGATCACCGAGACCGCGATGATGGAGTACCCCGATCTCGTCTCGGACAAGATCGTGGCGCTGAAGAAGCTCGGCATCCGCATCGCGCTCGACGATTTCGGCACCGGCTATTCGTCGCTGTCCTACCTGCACCGCTTCGCCGTCGATACGCTGAAGGTGGACCGCTCGTTCGTGCAGGCGATTCCGGCGGACCGCAGCGTGTGCGTGATGGTGTCGTCGATCGTGCATCTGGCGCGCGCGCTCGGGCTGACGGTGGTGGTCGAGGGCACCGAGACGGACGAGCAGGTCGACTGGCTCTCGGCGCTGGGACCGATCCAGGCGCAAGGCTTCCTGTTCTCGCGGCCGGTGCCGGCCGACGCGATTCCCGCCCTGCTCGCCCGCTTCGGCGTGTGCGGCGCGCCCGAGCCGCGCGCCATGGCCGAGACGCCGCCGCGCGCGCTCGGCGGTCGGACCGACGCGCCGGGCGAAGGCGGCAACGACTGA
- a CDS encoding chromate transporter, with protein MNTTTDGAVAGGEQESLWSLFRTVAGVSAVSWGGLAMMAQLERHYVERTGRLDAAAYADLVALAWIVPGPVGCNVAIQLGQALRGRVGAWLAGIASVLPFFVPMTLFAIFYRAPAVRSLAAPMLLHAFGMVLAALIGVTWRRQIRTLAAGPAERLVAAAATALLMAAHRPSAFVAILAGAFASGWFSSAARGAVPRPRLACAERLVLLALAPLVVLFALPLPDACEARLLWLRLAGAGMTLFGGGFSALPVLKALLVTPATGLSDSDFTLAFALSPVSPGPLLNVVPFLGYLMDGWRGALLGTAALFIPSGCLVVLAQRHLHRLRRSPRFEHGMRMLRAATTAFLAIAVVRILSGTPAAPGYWAIGALACFAFARFGVPVYAVYGTVAAGCGGWLLLAAH; from the coding sequence ATGAATACGACAACCGATGGCGCCGTCGCGGGCGGCGAGCAGGAATCCCTGTGGTCGCTGTTCCGGACGGTCGCGGGCGTGTCCGCCGTGTCATGGGGCGGCCTCGCGATGATGGCGCAGCTCGAGCGCCATTACGTCGAGCGCACCGGGCGGCTCGACGCCGCTGCCTATGCCGACCTGGTGGCGCTCGCCTGGATCGTGCCCGGTCCGGTCGGCTGCAACGTCGCGATCCAGCTCGGCCAGGCGCTGCGCGGGCGCGTCGGCGCCTGGCTCGCCGGCATCGCGAGCGTGCTGCCGTTCTTCGTGCCGATGACGCTGTTCGCGATCTTCTATCGCGCGCCGGCGGTGCGCTCGCTCGCGGCGCCGATGCTGCTGCACGCGTTCGGCATGGTGCTGGCCGCGTTGATCGGGGTGACCTGGCGGCGCCAGATCCGCACGCTCGCGGCAGGGCCGGCCGAGCGGCTGGTGGCCGCGGCCGCCACGGCGCTGCTGATGGCGGCGCACCGGCCGAGCGCGTTCGTCGCGATCCTGGCGGGCGCGTTCGCCTCGGGCTGGTTCAGCAGCGCGGCGCGCGGCGCGGTGCCGAGGCCGCGGCTCGCCTGCGCCGAGCGCCTGGTACTGCTCGCGCTGGCGCCGCTGGTGGTGCTGTTCGCGCTGCCGCTGCCGGACGCCTGCGAGGCGAGGCTGCTGTGGCTGCGGCTCGCCGGCGCCGGCATGACGCTGTTCGGCGGCGGCTTCTCGGCGCTGCCGGTGCTGAAGGCGCTGCTCGTCACGCCGGCCACCGGCCTGTCCGACAGCGATTTCACGCTGGCCTTCGCGCTCTCGCCGGTCTCGCCCGGGCCGCTGCTGAACGTCGTGCCGTTCCTGGGCTACCTGATGGACGGCTGGCGCGGCGCGCTGCTCGGCACGGCCGCGCTGTTCATCCCGTCCGGCTGCCTGGTGGTGCTCGCACAGCGGCACCTGCACCGGCTGCGCCGCAGCCCGCGTTTCGAGCACGGCATGCGGATGCTGCGCGCGGCCACCACCGCGTTCCTCGCGATCGCCGTGGTGCGAATCCTGAGCGGCACGCCGGCCGCGCCGGGCTATTGGGCGATCGGCGCGCTGGCCTGTTTCGCGTTCGCGCGCTTCGGGGTGCCGGTCTACGCGGTGTACGGGACCGTGGCGGCCGGCTGCGGGGGATGGCTGCTGCTCGCGGCGCATTGA
- a CDS encoding CopD family protein, producing the protein MSHAIAVALFLHLLAVAVWVGGMVFAHFCLRPALSDLSPQLRLPLVEAVFGRFFNWVAGAVIVTLLTGGYLLTAFGGAHANWPLHAMAGCGVLMMLIFGHIRFAIFPRIRRAVQAQNWPDGARAVAAMRMLVMVNLVLGVVTIAVAVLSRGF; encoded by the coding sequence ATGTCCCACGCCATCGCCGTCGCGCTGTTCCTTCACCTTCTCGCCGTCGCGGTGTGGGTGGGCGGAATGGTGTTCGCGCATTTCTGCCTGCGCCCCGCGCTGTCGGATCTCTCGCCGCAGCTGCGGCTGCCGCTCGTGGAGGCCGTATTCGGCCGCTTCTTCAACTGGGTGGCGGGCGCCGTGATCGTCACGCTGCTCACGGGCGGCTACCTGCTCACGGCGTTCGGCGGCGCGCACGCGAACTGGCCGCTGCATGCGATGGCCGGCTGCGGCGTGCTGATGATGCTGATCTTCGGCCACATCCGCTTCGCGATCTTCCCGCGCATCCGCCGCGCCGTGCAGGCGCAGAACTGGCCGGACGGCGCGCGCGCCGTGGCGGCGATGCGCATGCTGGTGATGGTGAACCTCGTGCTCGGCGTCGTGACGATCGCCGTCGCGGTGCTCTCGCGCGGCTTCTGA
- the parC gene encoding DNA topoisomerase IV subunit A has translation MDDNTPDFFDPPPPPPEGGDVLTLGHYAESAYLGYAVSVVKGRALPDVCDGQKPVQRRILYAMNEMGLGNNAKPVKSARVVGDVLGKYHPHGDQSAYDALVRLAQDFSMRYPLIDGQGNFGSRDGDGAAAMRYTEARLTPIAQLLLDEIDQGTVDFMPNYDGSFDEPKLLPARLPFVLLNGASGIAVGLATEIPSHNLREIAAAAVALIRNPKLTHAELMQIVPGPDFPGGGQIISSDAEIAAAYETGRGSLKVRARWKIEDLARGQWQLVVTELPPNTSGQKVLEEIEELTNPKIKAGKKTLSPEQVNTKKTMLDLLDAVRDESGKDAPVRLVFEPKSRSLDQAEFVQSLLAHTSLESNAPLNLVMIGNDGRPAQKGLGTILGEWVRFRQLTLTRRCRHRLGKVDDRIHILEGRMIVFLNIDEVIRIIRESDEPKAALMSAFGLTERQADDILEIRLRQLARLEKIKIEKELEELRAEKAKLEELLANESAMKRLMIKEIEGDAKQYGDDRRTLIQQEKRATFEAKVVDEPVTVVVSQKGWVRALKGHGLDPASFTFKAGDGLYAAFQCRTPDVLIAWGSKGRVHSVPVQVLPGGRGDGVPVTSLIELESGTHLMHYFAANAEQQLLLASSNGFGFIAKLGDMVSRVKAGKAFMTIDEGAEPLAPMPVMPLATQVACLSGQGRLLVFGLDEMKTLSAGGRGVILMALEDKETLAQALAIDGRGVVLLGAGRGGKAQEVTLAGAALAPYLGKRARKGRAPDVKLKPTGLRPILD, from the coding sequence ATGGACGACAACACTCCCGACTTTTTCGATCCGCCGCCGCCCCCGCCCGAGGGCGGCGACGTGCTGACGCTCGGCCATTACGCCGAGAGCGCCTACCTCGGCTACGCGGTCAGCGTGGTCAAGGGCCGTGCGCTGCCGGACGTCTGCGACGGCCAGAAGCCGGTGCAGCGCCGGATCCTCTACGCGATGAACGAAATGGGCCTCGGCAACAACGCGAAGCCGGTGAAGTCGGCGCGCGTGGTCGGCGACGTGCTCGGCAAGTACCACCCGCACGGCGACCAGTCGGCCTATGACGCGCTGGTGCGGCTCGCGCAGGATTTCTCGATGCGCTATCCGCTGATCGACGGCCAGGGCAATTTCGGCTCGCGCGACGGCGACGGCGCGGCCGCGATGCGCTACACCGAGGCGCGGCTCACGCCGATCGCGCAGCTGCTGCTCGACGAGATCGACCAGGGCACGGTCGATTTCATGCCGAACTACGACGGCTCGTTCGACGAGCCGAAGCTGCTGCCGGCGCGCCTGCCGTTCGTGCTGCTCAACGGCGCCTCGGGCATCGCGGTCGGCCTTGCCACCGAGATCCCGTCGCACAACCTGCGCGAGATCGCGGCGGCCGCGGTCGCGCTGATCCGCAACCCGAAGCTCACCCACGCGGAGCTGATGCAGATCGTGCCGGGGCCGGATTTCCCGGGCGGCGGCCAGATCATTTCCAGCGATGCGGAAATCGCGGCCGCCTACGAAACCGGCCGCGGCAGCCTCAAGGTGCGCGCGCGCTGGAAGATCGAGGATCTCGCGCGCGGCCAGTGGCAGCTGGTGGTCACCGAGCTGCCGCCGAACACCTCGGGCCAGAAGGTGCTCGAGGAGATCGAGGAGCTGACCAATCCGAAGATCAAGGCCGGCAAGAAGACGCTGTCGCCCGAACAGGTCAATACCAAGAAGACGATGCTCGACCTGCTCGACGCGGTGCGCGACGAGTCGGGCAAGGACGCGCCGGTGCGGCTCGTGTTCGAGCCGAAGTCGCGCAGCCTCGACCAGGCCGAGTTCGTGCAGTCGCTGCTCGCGCACACCAGCCTCGAATCGAACGCGCCGCTCAACCTCGTGATGATCGGCAACGACGGCCGGCCCGCGCAGAAGGGGCTCGGCACGATTCTCGGCGAATGGGTGCGGTTCCGCCAGCTCACGCTCACGCGCCGCTGCCGCCACCGCCTCGGCAAGGTCGATGACCGGATCCACATCCTCGAAGGGCGGATGATCGTCTTCCTCAACATCGACGAGGTGATCCGCATCATCCGCGAGTCGGACGAGCCGAAGGCCGCGCTGATGTCGGCGTTCGGGCTGACCGAGCGGCAGGCCGACGACATTCTCGAGATTCGGCTGCGCCAGCTCGCGCGGCTCGAGAAGATCAAGATCGAGAAGGAGCTCGAGGAGCTGCGCGCCGAGAAGGCGAAGCTCGAAGAGCTGCTGGCCAACGAAAGCGCGATGAAGCGCCTGATGATCAAGGAGATCGAGGGCGACGCCAAGCAGTACGGCGACGATCGCCGCACGCTGATCCAGCAGGAGAAGCGCGCGACGTTCGAGGCCAAGGTGGTGGACGAGCCGGTCACCGTGGTGGTCTCGCAGAAGGGCTGGGTGCGCGCGCTGAAGGGCCACGGGCTCGATCCGGCGAGCTTCACGTTCAAGGCCGGCGACGGGCTCTACGCGGCGTTCCAGTGCCGCACGCCGGACGTGCTGATCGCCTGGGGCAGCAAGGGCCGCGTCCATTCGGTGCCGGTGCAGGTGCTGCCCGGCGGGCGCGGTGACGGCGTGCCCGTCACCTCGCTGATCGAGCTCGAATCGGGCACCCATCTGATGCACTATTTCGCCGCCAACGCCGAGCAGCAGCTGTTGCTGGCCTCGAGCAACGGCTTCGGCTTCATCGCGAAGCTCGGCGACATGGTGAGCCGCGTGAAGGCCGGCAAGGCGTTCATGACGATCGACGAAGGCGCCGAGCCGCTCGCGCCGATGCCGGTGATGCCGCTCGCCACGCAGGTGGCCTGCCTGTCGGGGCAGGGACGCCTGCTGGTTTTCGGCCTCGACGAGATGAAGACGCTCTCGGCGGGCGGGCGCGGCGTGATCCTGATGGCGCTGGAGGACAAGGAGACGCTCGCGCAGGCGCTCGCGATCGACGGCCGCGGCGTCGTGCTGCTCGGCGCGGGCCGCGGCGGCAAGGCACAGGAGGTCACGCTGGCCGGCGCGGCGCTCGCGCCGTATCTCGGCAAGCGCGCGCGCAAGGGCCGTGCGCCCGACGTGAAGCTGAAGCCGACCGGCCTGCGGCCGATTCTCGACTGA